A genomic window from Terriglobia bacterium includes:
- a CDS encoding helix-turn-helix domain-containing protein, whose protein sequence is MSSEQLKQARLQLGYNQQQAADRLGVTQAYLSMLERGERNPSPELARKLMHVYGLPPTVLSVSEVPKNVTPDFLAFELASLGYPGFAHFRRGTRKVNPVEFLLAALAQRNLEARVVEGLPWLVSRYPDMDFDWLVPQARMRNLQNRLGFTVTLTRLASGNDVLREPEKALAESKLEREDSFCKELNEPERRWLREHSSEEARQWNLLSDLRPDMLRYAV, encoded by the coding sequence ATGAGTTCAGAACAACTAAAACAGGCTAGACTACAGCTTGGCTACAACCAACAGCAGGCCGCTGACCGTCTGGGTGTGACCCAAGCCTATCTTTCGATGCTGGAGAGAGGTGAGAGAAATCCTTCTCCTGAGCTTGCTCGAAAACTGATGCACGTATACGGGCTGCCGCCTACGGTACTCTCTGTTTCTGAGGTTCCTAAGAACGTGACTCCTGATTTCTTGGCTTTCGAGCTTGCTTCCCTGGGATACCCTGGTTTCGCACATTTTCGCCGAGGAACAAGGAAAGTGAACCCGGTTGAGTTTTTGCTGGCGGCTTTGGCCCAACGTAATCTTGAGGCCCGCGTTGTCGAAGGTCTCCCCTGGCTCGTTTCTCGCTATCCAGACATGGACTTTGACTGGCTAGTTCCACAGGCTCGAATGAGAAACCTGCAAAATCGCCTAGGATTCACTGTGACTCTGACAAGACTGGCAAGCGGGAACGACGTTCTTCGAGAACCTGAAAAAGCACTTGCCGAGAGCAAACTCGAAAGGGAAGATTCCTTCTGCAAGGAACTCAACGAACCAGAGCGCCGCTGGCTTCGAGAGCATAGCTCAGAAGAAGCACGGCAATGGAATCTTCTGAGCGATCTGCGGCCCGATATGTTGCGCTATGCCGTCTGA